In the genome of Xanthocytophaga agilis, one region contains:
- a CDS encoding T9SS type A sorting domain-containing protein yields the protein MKKIYSLAGLLLLPCMFLLTCAATPKLIYPKDRSVFNTCTDSKTFIVNANDKRARLIYVSVFQNDPRQLLYTFTKLIPTPEQATQDMEVSTYPYKYFLENGQYLIEVKTLGQNGVFIGQRYFTIFATGSTGGSKPLFDYPAQGATDVGLTPTIRLKPYTSCGTLGRVIYLLDRHPADWKGNDLQIDTLDGAVYEWKVPKMLDTNTDYDVSVMFQTDYFSPYDQVSHLSFRTAEGSQLAGDPILVSPAPGSDSIPICGRYTGVTVNPNHSDARSLVVNIFLNDPRTLIGSAGGKLTAQEAVSNISLAFFNTLHPLTQYLIEVKTYDTTNHLLKQKYFTIFTPARDNPTPEFIYPLADQTQVSLSPVIRVKPFPDKACGTLENILYVLRGGGEAISEQVGAGVYAWAVPHPLQPNTSYQLTVYFRGRGITPIGADVSNTISFMTGSSGVSSVNTGSLEANQTSSSARISQLNAAESVSLEMEPSRIFPNPASDQTTLYLSARYQQAYIKVIGLDGRILEEKQLRGGQSLLVGDKLRSGLYLILIMHKNRAEEQFKFVKQE from the coding sequence ATGAAAAAGATCTATTCTCTTGCAGGCCTTCTCCTATTGCCCTGCATGTTTTTGCTTACCTGTGCAGCAACACCTAAGCTGATTTACCCAAAGGATCGTTCTGTATTTAATACCTGTACTGATTCAAAAACATTTATTGTCAATGCCAATGATAAAAGAGCCCGGCTGATTTATGTTTCTGTTTTTCAAAACGATCCTCGTCAGCTTCTTTACACCTTTACCAAACTTATTCCGACTCCTGAACAGGCTACTCAAGACATGGAAGTATCCACCTATCCCTATAAATACTTTCTGGAAAATGGGCAGTACCTGATTGAGGTCAAAACACTTGGTCAGAATGGTGTATTTATCGGACAGCGGTACTTTACCATTTTTGCAACAGGCTCAACGGGTGGTAGTAAACCACTGTTTGACTATCCAGCCCAAGGGGCTACAGATGTTGGCTTAACTCCAACCATTCGGTTAAAGCCTTATACCTCCTGTGGTACTTTAGGCAGGGTTATTTATTTGCTTGATCGCCATCCTGCAGACTGGAAGGGCAATGATTTGCAGATAGATACTTTGGATGGAGCCGTCTATGAGTGGAAAGTACCCAAGATGCTGGATACTAATACTGACTATGATGTAAGTGTTATGTTTCAGACAGATTATTTTTCTCCCTATGATCAGGTAAGCCACCTATCATTTCGGACAGCGGAAGGGTCACAGCTGGCTGGAGATCCTATTCTGGTCTCACCGGCTCCCGGTTCTGATTCAATCCCTATCTGTGGTCGCTATACAGGTGTGACTGTGAACCCTAATCATTCCGATGCCAGAAGTCTGGTAGTGAATATCTTCTTAAACGATCCCAGAACTTTAATCGGATCAGCCGGAGGCAAGCTTACTGCTCAGGAAGCAGTAAGCAATATCAGTCTGGCTTTTTTCAATACGCTTCATCCTTTGACTCAATATCTGATTGAAGTAAAAACCTATGATACTACTAACCACCTGTTAAAACAAAAATACTTTACCATTTTTACTCCTGCCAGAGACAATCCTACCCCTGAGTTTATCTATCCTCTGGCTGATCAAACCCAAGTATCGCTTTCTCCGGTAATCAGGGTTAAGCCCTTTCCCGATAAGGCGTGTGGCACACTGGAAAACATTCTTTATGTGCTGCGAGGTGGGGGAGAAGCAATCAGTGAACAGGTAGGGGCAGGTGTATATGCATGGGCAGTGCCTCATCCACTCCAGCCTAATACATCTTATCAGTTGACAGTCTACTTCCGGGGTCGGGGAATCACACCTATAGGAGCAGATGTATCCAATACTATTTCTTTTATGACCGGATCATCCGGTGTCAGTTCCGTTAATACCGGCTCTTTGGAAGCGAATCAAACAAGCTCCTCTGCCCGGATTAGTCAGCTAAATGCAGCAGAATCGGTAAGTCTGGAAATGGAACCCTCCCGAATCTTTCCCAATCCGGCTTCAGATCAGACAACGCTGTATTTATCTGCCCGTTACCAGCAAGCATACATAAAGGTAATAGGTCTGGATGGAAGAATCCTAGAAGAAAAACAACTACGTGGAGGACAGAGCTTGTTAGTTGGCGACAAACTCCGATCCGGATTATACCTGATTCTGATTATGCACAAAAACCGGGCTGAGGAACAGTTTAAATTTGTAAAGCAAGAGTAG